One genomic segment of Epinephelus fuscoguttatus linkage group LG19, E.fuscoguttatus.final_Chr_v1 includes these proteins:
- the rhot1a gene encoding mitochondrial Rho GTPase 1-A isoform X6, which produces MRKDVRILLVGEPKVGKTSLIMSLVSEEFPDEVPLRAEEITIPADVTPERVPTHIVDYSEAEQSDEQLYQEISKANVICIVYSVNNKKSIEKVTSHWIPLINDRTDKDSRVPLILVGNKSDLVEHSSMETILPIMNQYQDIETCVECSAKNLKNISELFYYAQKAVLHPTGPLYCPEEKELKPSCIKALTRIFKVSDLDNDGILNDNELNFFQRTCFNTPLAPQALEDVKNVVRRNMTDGVKDNGLTLKGFLFLHTLFIQRGRHETTWTVLRRFGYDDDLELTQEYLFPMIKIPPDCTTELNHNAYLFLQSVFDKHDKDRDCALSPEEVKDLFKVFPYMPWGPDVNHTVCTNEQGWITYQGYLSQWTLTTYLDVQRSLEYLGYLGYSIIYEQESQAAAITVTRNKRIDLQKKQTQRSVFRCNVLGARGSGKSGFLQAFLGKNLQKQRRIREDHKSFYAISTTYVYGQEKYLLLHEVMPDFDFLSEADLACDVVCLVYDVNNPRSFEYCAKVYKQYFIDSKTPCVVIAGKSDLHEVRQHYSLSPHEFCRKHKLHPPQPFTCSTVEAPNKDIYTRLTTMAMYPHMAQADLKNSTFWLRASVGATVFAVLGFAMYRALLKQR; this is translated from the exons ATGAGGAAGGACGTGAGGATACTGCTTGTGGGGGAAC CCAAGGTGGGGAAGACATCACTGATAATGTCTCTGGTCAGTGAGGAGTTTCCTGATGAG GTTCCTCTCCGAGCTGAAGAGATCACCATCCCAGCTGATGTCACCCCGGAGAGGGTGCCCACACACATCGTTGATTACTCAG AGGCAGAACAGTCAGATGAGCAGCTGTACCAAGAAATATCAAAG GCAAATGTTATCTGCATAGTTTATTCAGTCAACAATAAGAAGTCCATTGAAAAG GTGACAAGCCACTGGATTCCTCTCATCAATGACAGAACGGACAAAGAtagcag GGTGCCATTGATCCTTGTGGGCAACAAGTCGGACCTGGTAGAACACAGCAGCATGGAGACCATCCTGCCAATCATGAATCAATACCAGGATATCGAGACTTGTGTGGAG TGCTCTGCCAAAAACCTGAAGAACATCTCTGAGTTGTTCTACTACGCCCAGAAGGCTGTTCTCCACCCAACAGGACCCCTGTACTGCccagaggagaaggag CTGAAGCCCTCCTGCATTAAGGCTTTAACTAGAATCTTTAAAGTGTCTGACCTGGACAACGATGGCATCCTTAATGACAACGAGCTCAACTTCTTTCAG AGAACGTGTTTCAATACACCGCTGGCGCCTCAGGCCTTAGAGGATGTAAAGAATGTTGTCAGGAGGAACATGACCGATGGAGTCAAGGACAACGGACTCACACTCAAAG GCTTCTTGTTCCTGCACACCCTCTTCATACAGCGAGGCAGACATGAGACCACCTGGACTGTGCTGAGGAGGTTCGGATATGACGACGACCTGGAGCTCACACAGGAATACCTGTTCCCCAT GATAAAGATCCCCCCGGACTGCACCACAGAGCTTAACCACAACGCATACCTCTTCCTCCAGAGTGTCTTTGACAAACACGACAAA GACAGAGACTGTGCGCTGTCGCCAGAGGAGGTGAAGGACTTGTTCAAAGTGTTTCCCTACATGCCCTGGGGTCCGGATGTGAACCACACGGTCTGCACTAACGAACAGGGATGGATCACATACCAGGGCTACCTCTCCCAGTGGAC GTTAACAACTTATTTAGATGTACAGCGTAGTTTGGAGTACTTAGGTTACCTTGGCTACTCTATCATCTATGAACAGGAGTCCCAAGCTGCTGCCATCACAG TGACACGGAACAAGCGCATCGATCTTCAGAAGAAACAGACCCAGCGCAGCGTCTTCCGCTGCAATGTCTTGGGGGCCCGGGGCAGCGGGAAGAGCGGCTTTCTTCAAGCTTTCCTGGGCAAGAACCTGCAG AAACAGAGGCGGATCAGAGAAGACCACAAGTCCTTCTACGCCATCAGCACGACCTATGTTTATGGTCAGGAGAAGTACCTGCtg CTCCATGAGGTGATGCCAGATTTTGACTTCCTGTCCGAGGCGGATCTAGCCTGTGACGTGGTCTGCCTGGTGTACGACGTCAACAACCCACGCTCTTTTGAATACTGCGCCAAAGTGTACAAG CAATACTTCATAGATAGCAAGACGCCATGTGTGGTCATCGCCGGCAAGTCGGACCTGCACGAAGTACGGCAGCACTACAGCCTCTCACCGCACGAGTTCTGCCGTAAACACAAGCTCCACCCGCCCCAGCCGTTCACATGCAGCACGGTCGAGGCACCCAACAAAGACATCTACACTAGACTCACCACCATGGCCATGTACCC GCACATGGCTCAGGCGGACCTGAAGAACTCAACCTTCTGGCTGAGAGCGAGCGTCGGTGCCACAGTGTTTGCCGTGCTGGGCTTCGCCATGTACAGAGCACTTCTCAAACAGCGGTGA
- the rhot1a gene encoding mitochondrial Rho GTPase 1-A isoform X1 produces the protein MRKDVRILLVGEPKVGKTSLIMSLVSEEFPDEVPLRAEEITIPADVTPERVPTHIVDYSEAEQSDEQLYQEISKANVICIVYSVNNKKSIEKVTSHWIPLINDRTDKDSRVPLILVGNKSDLVEHSSMETILPIMNQYQDIETCVECSAKNLKNISELFYYAQKAVLHPTGPLYCPEEKELKPSCIKALTRIFKVSDLDNDGILNDNELNFFQRTCFNTPLAPQALEDVKNVVRRNMTDGVKDNGLTLKGFLFLHTLFIQRGRHETTWTVLRRFGYDDDLELTQEYLFPMIKIPPDCTTELNHNAYLFLQSVFDKHDKDRDCALSPEEVKDLFKVFPYMPWGPDVNHTVCTNEQGWITYQGYLSQWTLTTYLDVQRSLEYLGYLGYSIIYEQESQAAAITVTRNKRIDLQKKQTQRSVFRCNVLGARGSGKSGFLQAFLGKNLQKQRRIREDHKSFYAISTTYVYGQEKYLLLHEVMPDFDFLSEADLACDVVCLVYDVNNPRSFEYCAKVYKQYFIDSKTPCVVIAGKSDLHEVRQHYSLSPHEFCRKHKLHPPQPFTCSTVEAPNKDIYTRLTTMAMYPHARLRCMCHCNRCTYCLCQNLLKLELLRSIKAQLHRVVFNRLLGWVEAVGVYLLSEEDFSLTQQVSPVSNVEGSIFMEASAEQPVPPERHMAQADLKNSTFWLRASVGATVFAVLGFAMYRALLKQR, from the exons ATGAGGAAGGACGTGAGGATACTGCTTGTGGGGGAAC CCAAGGTGGGGAAGACATCACTGATAATGTCTCTGGTCAGTGAGGAGTTTCCTGATGAG GTTCCTCTCCGAGCTGAAGAGATCACCATCCCAGCTGATGTCACCCCGGAGAGGGTGCCCACACACATCGTTGATTACTCAG AGGCAGAACAGTCAGATGAGCAGCTGTACCAAGAAATATCAAAG GCAAATGTTATCTGCATAGTTTATTCAGTCAACAATAAGAAGTCCATTGAAAAG GTGACAAGCCACTGGATTCCTCTCATCAATGACAGAACGGACAAAGAtagcag GGTGCCATTGATCCTTGTGGGCAACAAGTCGGACCTGGTAGAACACAGCAGCATGGAGACCATCCTGCCAATCATGAATCAATACCAGGATATCGAGACTTGTGTGGAG TGCTCTGCCAAAAACCTGAAGAACATCTCTGAGTTGTTCTACTACGCCCAGAAGGCTGTTCTCCACCCAACAGGACCCCTGTACTGCccagaggagaaggag CTGAAGCCCTCCTGCATTAAGGCTTTAACTAGAATCTTTAAAGTGTCTGACCTGGACAACGATGGCATCCTTAATGACAACGAGCTCAACTTCTTTCAG AGAACGTGTTTCAATACACCGCTGGCGCCTCAGGCCTTAGAGGATGTAAAGAATGTTGTCAGGAGGAACATGACCGATGGAGTCAAGGACAACGGACTCACACTCAAAG GCTTCTTGTTCCTGCACACCCTCTTCATACAGCGAGGCAGACATGAGACCACCTGGACTGTGCTGAGGAGGTTCGGATATGACGACGACCTGGAGCTCACACAGGAATACCTGTTCCCCAT GATAAAGATCCCCCCGGACTGCACCACAGAGCTTAACCACAACGCATACCTCTTCCTCCAGAGTGTCTTTGACAAACACGACAAA GACAGAGACTGTGCGCTGTCGCCAGAGGAGGTGAAGGACTTGTTCAAAGTGTTTCCCTACATGCCCTGGGGTCCGGATGTGAACCACACGGTCTGCACTAACGAACAGGGATGGATCACATACCAGGGCTACCTCTCCCAGTGGAC GTTAACAACTTATTTAGATGTACAGCGTAGTTTGGAGTACTTAGGTTACCTTGGCTACTCTATCATCTATGAACAGGAGTCCCAAGCTGCTGCCATCACAG TGACACGGAACAAGCGCATCGATCTTCAGAAGAAACAGACCCAGCGCAGCGTCTTCCGCTGCAATGTCTTGGGGGCCCGGGGCAGCGGGAAGAGCGGCTTTCTTCAAGCTTTCCTGGGCAAGAACCTGCAG AAACAGAGGCGGATCAGAGAAGACCACAAGTCCTTCTACGCCATCAGCACGACCTATGTTTATGGTCAGGAGAAGTACCTGCtg CTCCATGAGGTGATGCCAGATTTTGACTTCCTGTCCGAGGCGGATCTAGCCTGTGACGTGGTCTGCCTGGTGTACGACGTCAACAACCCACGCTCTTTTGAATACTGCGCCAAAGTGTACAAG CAATACTTCATAGATAGCAAGACGCCATGTGTGGTCATCGCCGGCAAGTCGGACCTGCACGAAGTACGGCAGCACTACAGCCTCTCACCGCACGAGTTCTGCCGTAAACACAAGCTCCACCCGCCCCAGCCGTTCACATGCAGCACGGTCGAGGCACCCAACAAAGACATCTACACTAGACTCACCACCATGGCCATGTACCC CCACGCCCGTCTCCGCTGCATGTGTCACTGCAACAGGTGCACCTATTGCCTGTGTCAGAACCTCCTCAAGTTGGAGCTGCTGCGCAGTATTAAGGCCCAACTCCACAGGGTCGTTTTCAACAG gcTGCTGGGCTGGGTGGAGGCTGTGGGGGTTTACCTGCTGTCAGAGGAGGATTTCAGCCTGACGCAGCAGGTTTCACCCGTATCCAACGTGGAGGGGTCCATCTTTATGGAGGCCTCTGCTGAGCAGCCAGTTCCCCCAGAAAG GCACATGGCTCAGGCGGACCTGAAGAACTCAACCTTCTGGCTGAGAGCGAGCGTCGGTGCCACAGTGTTTGCCGTGCTGGGCTTCGCCATGTACAGAGCACTTCTCAAACAGCGGTGA
- the rhot1a gene encoding mitochondrial Rho GTPase 1-A isoform X3, which translates to MRKDVRILLVGEPKVGKTSLIMSLVSEEFPDEVPLRAEEITIPADVTPERVPTHIVDYSEAEQSDEQLYQEISKANVICIVYSVNNKKSIEKVTSHWIPLINDRTDKDSRVPLILVGNKSDLVEHSSMETILPIMNQYQDIETCVECSAKNLKNISELFYYAQKAVLHPTGPLYCPEEKELKPSCIKALTRIFKVSDLDNDGILNDNELNFFQRTCFNTPLAPQALEDVKNVVRRNMTDGVKDNGLTLKGFLFLHTLFIQRGRHETTWTVLRRFGYDDDLELTQEYLFPMIKIPPDCTTELNHNAYLFLQSVFDKHDKDRDCALSPEEVKDLFKVFPYMPWGPDVNHTVCTNEQGWITYQGYLSQWTLTTYLDVQRSLEYLGYLGYSIIYEQESQAAAITVTRNKRIDLQKKQTQRSVFRCNVLGARGSGKSGFLQAFLGKNLQKQRRIREDHKSFYAISTTYVYGQEKYLLLHEVMPDFDFLSEADLACDVVCLVYDVNNPRSFEYCAKVYKQYFIDSKTPCVVIAGKSDLHEVRQHYSLSPHEFCRKHKLHPPQPFTCSTVEAPNKDIYTRLTTMAMYPHARLRCMCHCNRCTYCLCQNLLKLELLRSIKAQLHRVVFNRHMAQADLKNSTFWLRASVGATVFAVLGFAMYRALLKQR; encoded by the exons ATGAGGAAGGACGTGAGGATACTGCTTGTGGGGGAAC CCAAGGTGGGGAAGACATCACTGATAATGTCTCTGGTCAGTGAGGAGTTTCCTGATGAG GTTCCTCTCCGAGCTGAAGAGATCACCATCCCAGCTGATGTCACCCCGGAGAGGGTGCCCACACACATCGTTGATTACTCAG AGGCAGAACAGTCAGATGAGCAGCTGTACCAAGAAATATCAAAG GCAAATGTTATCTGCATAGTTTATTCAGTCAACAATAAGAAGTCCATTGAAAAG GTGACAAGCCACTGGATTCCTCTCATCAATGACAGAACGGACAAAGAtagcag GGTGCCATTGATCCTTGTGGGCAACAAGTCGGACCTGGTAGAACACAGCAGCATGGAGACCATCCTGCCAATCATGAATCAATACCAGGATATCGAGACTTGTGTGGAG TGCTCTGCCAAAAACCTGAAGAACATCTCTGAGTTGTTCTACTACGCCCAGAAGGCTGTTCTCCACCCAACAGGACCCCTGTACTGCccagaggagaaggag CTGAAGCCCTCCTGCATTAAGGCTTTAACTAGAATCTTTAAAGTGTCTGACCTGGACAACGATGGCATCCTTAATGACAACGAGCTCAACTTCTTTCAG AGAACGTGTTTCAATACACCGCTGGCGCCTCAGGCCTTAGAGGATGTAAAGAATGTTGTCAGGAGGAACATGACCGATGGAGTCAAGGACAACGGACTCACACTCAAAG GCTTCTTGTTCCTGCACACCCTCTTCATACAGCGAGGCAGACATGAGACCACCTGGACTGTGCTGAGGAGGTTCGGATATGACGACGACCTGGAGCTCACACAGGAATACCTGTTCCCCAT GATAAAGATCCCCCCGGACTGCACCACAGAGCTTAACCACAACGCATACCTCTTCCTCCAGAGTGTCTTTGACAAACACGACAAA GACAGAGACTGTGCGCTGTCGCCAGAGGAGGTGAAGGACTTGTTCAAAGTGTTTCCCTACATGCCCTGGGGTCCGGATGTGAACCACACGGTCTGCACTAACGAACAGGGATGGATCACATACCAGGGCTACCTCTCCCAGTGGAC GTTAACAACTTATTTAGATGTACAGCGTAGTTTGGAGTACTTAGGTTACCTTGGCTACTCTATCATCTATGAACAGGAGTCCCAAGCTGCTGCCATCACAG TGACACGGAACAAGCGCATCGATCTTCAGAAGAAACAGACCCAGCGCAGCGTCTTCCGCTGCAATGTCTTGGGGGCCCGGGGCAGCGGGAAGAGCGGCTTTCTTCAAGCTTTCCTGGGCAAGAACCTGCAG AAACAGAGGCGGATCAGAGAAGACCACAAGTCCTTCTACGCCATCAGCACGACCTATGTTTATGGTCAGGAGAAGTACCTGCtg CTCCATGAGGTGATGCCAGATTTTGACTTCCTGTCCGAGGCGGATCTAGCCTGTGACGTGGTCTGCCTGGTGTACGACGTCAACAACCCACGCTCTTTTGAATACTGCGCCAAAGTGTACAAG CAATACTTCATAGATAGCAAGACGCCATGTGTGGTCATCGCCGGCAAGTCGGACCTGCACGAAGTACGGCAGCACTACAGCCTCTCACCGCACGAGTTCTGCCGTAAACACAAGCTCCACCCGCCCCAGCCGTTCACATGCAGCACGGTCGAGGCACCCAACAAAGACATCTACACTAGACTCACCACCATGGCCATGTACCC CCACGCCCGTCTCCGCTGCATGTGTCACTGCAACAGGTGCACCTATTGCCTGTGTCAGAACCTCCTCAAGTTGGAGCTGCTGCGCAGTATTAAGGCCCAACTCCACAGGGTCGTTTTCAACAG GCACATGGCTCAGGCGGACCTGAAGAACTCAACCTTCTGGCTGAGAGCGAGCGTCGGTGCCACAGTGTTTGCCGTGCTGGGCTTCGCCATGTACAGAGCACTTCTCAAACAGCGGTGA
- the rhot1a gene encoding mitochondrial Rho GTPase 1-A isoform X4, producing MRKDVRILLVGEPKVGKTSLIMSLVSEEFPDEVPLRAEEITIPADVTPERVPTHIVDYSEAEQSDEQLYQEISKANVICIVYSVNNKKSIEKVTSHWIPLINDRTDKDSRVPLILVGNKSDLVEHSSMETILPIMNQYQDIETCVECSAKNLKNISELFYYAQKAVLHPTGPLYCPEEKELKPSCIKALTRIFKVSDLDNDGILNDNELNFFQRTCFNTPLAPQALEDVKNVVRRNMTDGVKDNGLTLKGFLFLHTLFIQRGRHETTWTVLRRFGYDDDLELTQEYLFPMIKIPPDCTTELNHNAYLFLQSVFDKHDKDRDCALSPEEVKDLFKVFPYMPWGPDVNHTVCTNEQGWITYQGYLSQWTLTTYLDVQRSLEYLGYLGYSIIYEQESQAAAITVTRNKRIDLQKKQTQRSVFRCNVLGARGSGKSGFLQAFLGKNLQKQRRIREDHKSFYAISTTYVYGQEKYLLLHEVMPDFDFLSEADLACDVVCLVYDVNNPRSFEYCAKVYKQYFIDSKTPCVVIAGKSDLHEVRQHYSLSPHEFCRKHKLHPPQPFTCSTVEAPNKDIYTRLTTMAMYPHARLRCMCHCNRCTYCLCQNLLKLELLRSIKAQLHRVVFNRCSYTCFWLPLFLLLLHVFTLC from the exons ATGAGGAAGGACGTGAGGATACTGCTTGTGGGGGAAC CCAAGGTGGGGAAGACATCACTGATAATGTCTCTGGTCAGTGAGGAGTTTCCTGATGAG GTTCCTCTCCGAGCTGAAGAGATCACCATCCCAGCTGATGTCACCCCGGAGAGGGTGCCCACACACATCGTTGATTACTCAG AGGCAGAACAGTCAGATGAGCAGCTGTACCAAGAAATATCAAAG GCAAATGTTATCTGCATAGTTTATTCAGTCAACAATAAGAAGTCCATTGAAAAG GTGACAAGCCACTGGATTCCTCTCATCAATGACAGAACGGACAAAGAtagcag GGTGCCATTGATCCTTGTGGGCAACAAGTCGGACCTGGTAGAACACAGCAGCATGGAGACCATCCTGCCAATCATGAATCAATACCAGGATATCGAGACTTGTGTGGAG TGCTCTGCCAAAAACCTGAAGAACATCTCTGAGTTGTTCTACTACGCCCAGAAGGCTGTTCTCCACCCAACAGGACCCCTGTACTGCccagaggagaaggag CTGAAGCCCTCCTGCATTAAGGCTTTAACTAGAATCTTTAAAGTGTCTGACCTGGACAACGATGGCATCCTTAATGACAACGAGCTCAACTTCTTTCAG AGAACGTGTTTCAATACACCGCTGGCGCCTCAGGCCTTAGAGGATGTAAAGAATGTTGTCAGGAGGAACATGACCGATGGAGTCAAGGACAACGGACTCACACTCAAAG GCTTCTTGTTCCTGCACACCCTCTTCATACAGCGAGGCAGACATGAGACCACCTGGACTGTGCTGAGGAGGTTCGGATATGACGACGACCTGGAGCTCACACAGGAATACCTGTTCCCCAT GATAAAGATCCCCCCGGACTGCACCACAGAGCTTAACCACAACGCATACCTCTTCCTCCAGAGTGTCTTTGACAAACACGACAAA GACAGAGACTGTGCGCTGTCGCCAGAGGAGGTGAAGGACTTGTTCAAAGTGTTTCCCTACATGCCCTGGGGTCCGGATGTGAACCACACGGTCTGCACTAACGAACAGGGATGGATCACATACCAGGGCTACCTCTCCCAGTGGAC GTTAACAACTTATTTAGATGTACAGCGTAGTTTGGAGTACTTAGGTTACCTTGGCTACTCTATCATCTATGAACAGGAGTCCCAAGCTGCTGCCATCACAG TGACACGGAACAAGCGCATCGATCTTCAGAAGAAACAGACCCAGCGCAGCGTCTTCCGCTGCAATGTCTTGGGGGCCCGGGGCAGCGGGAAGAGCGGCTTTCTTCAAGCTTTCCTGGGCAAGAACCTGCAG AAACAGAGGCGGATCAGAGAAGACCACAAGTCCTTCTACGCCATCAGCACGACCTATGTTTATGGTCAGGAGAAGTACCTGCtg CTCCATGAGGTGATGCCAGATTTTGACTTCCTGTCCGAGGCGGATCTAGCCTGTGACGTGGTCTGCCTGGTGTACGACGTCAACAACCCACGCTCTTTTGAATACTGCGCCAAAGTGTACAAG CAATACTTCATAGATAGCAAGACGCCATGTGTGGTCATCGCCGGCAAGTCGGACCTGCACGAAGTACGGCAGCACTACAGCCTCTCACCGCACGAGTTCTGCCGTAAACACAAGCTCCACCCGCCCCAGCCGTTCACATGCAGCACGGTCGAGGCACCCAACAAAGACATCTACACTAGACTCACCACCATGGCCATGTACCC CCACGCCCGTCTCCGCTGCATGTGTCACTGCAACAGGTGCACCTATTGCCTGTGTCAGAACCTCCTCAAGTTGGAGCTGCTGCGCAGTATTAAGGCCCAACTCCACAGGGTCGTTTTCAACAG GTGTTCATACACATGTTTTTGGCtgcccctcttcctcctcctcttgcacGTGTTCACCCTCTGCTAA
- the rhot1a gene encoding mitochondrial Rho GTPase 1-A isoform X5, which translates to MRKDVRILLVGEPKVGKTSLIMSLVSEEFPDEVPLRAEEITIPADVTPERVPTHIVDYSEAEQSDEQLYQEISKANVICIVYSVNNKKSIEKVTSHWIPLINDRTDKDSRVPLILVGNKSDLVEHSSMETILPIMNQYQDIETCVECSAKNLKNISELFYYAQKAVLHPTGPLYCPEEKELKPSCIKALTRIFKVSDLDNDGILNDNELNFFQRTCFNTPLAPQALEDVKNVVRRNMTDGVKDNGLTLKGFLFLHTLFIQRGRHETTWTVLRRFGYDDDLELTQEYLFPMIKIPPDCTTELNHNAYLFLQSVFDKHDKDRDCALSPEEVKDLFKVFPYMPWGPDVNHTVCTNEQGWITYQGYLSQWTLTTYLDVQRSLEYLGYLGYSIIYEQESQAAAITVTRNKRIDLQKKQTQRSVFRCNVLGARGSGKSGFLQAFLGKNLQKQRRIREDHKSFYAISTTYVYGQEKYLLLHEVMPDFDFLSEADLACDVVCLVYDVNNPRSFEYCAKVYKQYFIDSKTPCVVIAGKSDLHEVRQHYSLSPHEFCRKHKLHPPQPFTCSTVEAPNKDIYTRLTTMAMYPSSQPTCSLYSLTQRSVTTLCQLTHRLRAREVTVCRNLCGNMHGVTCLCSANSKY; encoded by the exons ATGAGGAAGGACGTGAGGATACTGCTTGTGGGGGAAC CCAAGGTGGGGAAGACATCACTGATAATGTCTCTGGTCAGTGAGGAGTTTCCTGATGAG GTTCCTCTCCGAGCTGAAGAGATCACCATCCCAGCTGATGTCACCCCGGAGAGGGTGCCCACACACATCGTTGATTACTCAG AGGCAGAACAGTCAGATGAGCAGCTGTACCAAGAAATATCAAAG GCAAATGTTATCTGCATAGTTTATTCAGTCAACAATAAGAAGTCCATTGAAAAG GTGACAAGCCACTGGATTCCTCTCATCAATGACAGAACGGACAAAGAtagcag GGTGCCATTGATCCTTGTGGGCAACAAGTCGGACCTGGTAGAACACAGCAGCATGGAGACCATCCTGCCAATCATGAATCAATACCAGGATATCGAGACTTGTGTGGAG TGCTCTGCCAAAAACCTGAAGAACATCTCTGAGTTGTTCTACTACGCCCAGAAGGCTGTTCTCCACCCAACAGGACCCCTGTACTGCccagaggagaaggag CTGAAGCCCTCCTGCATTAAGGCTTTAACTAGAATCTTTAAAGTGTCTGACCTGGACAACGATGGCATCCTTAATGACAACGAGCTCAACTTCTTTCAG AGAACGTGTTTCAATACACCGCTGGCGCCTCAGGCCTTAGAGGATGTAAAGAATGTTGTCAGGAGGAACATGACCGATGGAGTCAAGGACAACGGACTCACACTCAAAG GCTTCTTGTTCCTGCACACCCTCTTCATACAGCGAGGCAGACATGAGACCACCTGGACTGTGCTGAGGAGGTTCGGATATGACGACGACCTGGAGCTCACACAGGAATACCTGTTCCCCAT GATAAAGATCCCCCCGGACTGCACCACAGAGCTTAACCACAACGCATACCTCTTCCTCCAGAGTGTCTTTGACAAACACGACAAA GACAGAGACTGTGCGCTGTCGCCAGAGGAGGTGAAGGACTTGTTCAAAGTGTTTCCCTACATGCCCTGGGGTCCGGATGTGAACCACACGGTCTGCACTAACGAACAGGGATGGATCACATACCAGGGCTACCTCTCCCAGTGGAC GTTAACAACTTATTTAGATGTACAGCGTAGTTTGGAGTACTTAGGTTACCTTGGCTACTCTATCATCTATGAACAGGAGTCCCAAGCTGCTGCCATCACAG TGACACGGAACAAGCGCATCGATCTTCAGAAGAAACAGACCCAGCGCAGCGTCTTCCGCTGCAATGTCTTGGGGGCCCGGGGCAGCGGGAAGAGCGGCTTTCTTCAAGCTTTCCTGGGCAAGAACCTGCAG AAACAGAGGCGGATCAGAGAAGACCACAAGTCCTTCTACGCCATCAGCACGACCTATGTTTATGGTCAGGAGAAGTACCTGCtg CTCCATGAGGTGATGCCAGATTTTGACTTCCTGTCCGAGGCGGATCTAGCCTGTGACGTGGTCTGCCTGGTGTACGACGTCAACAACCCACGCTCTTTTGAATACTGCGCCAAAGTGTACAAG CAATACTTCATAGATAGCAAGACGCCATGTGTGGTCATCGCCGGCAAGTCGGACCTGCACGAAGTACGGCAGCACTACAGCCTCTCACCGCACGAGTTCTGCCGTAAACACAAGCTCCACCCGCCCCAGCCGTTCACATGCAGCACGGTCGAGGCACCCAACAAAGACATCTACACTAGACTCACCACCATGGCCATGTACCC CTCCAGCCAGCCCACCTGCTCTCTGTACAGTTTGACACAGCGAAGTGTGACCACGCTGTGCCAGCTAACACACAGGCTGCGAGCCAGGGAGGTGACAGTGTGTCGGAATCTGTGTGGAAACATGCATGGTGTTACTTGCTTGTGCAGTGCAAACTCCAAATACTAA